A genomic region of Nymphaea colorata isolate Beijing-Zhang1983 chromosome 2, ASM883128v2, whole genome shotgun sequence contains the following coding sequences:
- the LOC116249313 gene encoding uncharacterized protein LOC116249313 produces the protein MMAIELKLSRADRIYRPSEHIEGTIIITSSSPISHHGIKITINGAVNLQARSGVTGVIDSLYGSVKPIKIMSKCVDVSHSRKLAAGKTLVPFSITLASPGSDEFFETFHGENISIQYLITADVVRGYLHKPLSMTMEFIIESDRAKLMETIPSPEMVSFYITQDTQSHQLLPELLSGGFRISGKMVTQCTLSNPLTGDLTVEASAAQIESIDIQLLRVESILVGEKFISETSVIQTTQVADGDVYRSMMLPIYIIVPRLLTCPTVLAGQFSIEFQVSIVITFRSELSKLYPKGDLRTPKPWLAMQTLPLRLIRTK, from the exons aTGATGGCTATAGAGCTAAAGCTGTCTCGAGCAGATCGTATATATCGCCCATCT GAACATATTGAAGGAACTATCATCATCACCTCTTCGTCACCTATATCACACCATGGCATCAAGATTACCATTAACGGTGCCGTCAATCTGCAG GCACGAAGTGGAGTGACCGGGGTGATTGATTCCTTGTACGGTTCGGTCAAACCAATTAAAATCAT GAGTAAATGTGTTGATGTAAGTCATTCCAGAAAGCTAGCTGCTGGTAAAACATTG GTACCATTCAGTATTACTTTAGCCTCACCAGGATCTGATGAATTTTTTGAGACCTTCCATGGAGAAAATATTAGCATACAG TATTTAATAACTGCAGATGTGGTCAGGGGATATCTGCATAAACCATTATCTATGACTATGGAATTCATTATTGAAAGCGACCGAG CTAAGCTTATGGAGACTATACCTTCTCCTGAAATGGTCAGCTTTTACATCACTCAAGACACTCAGAGTCACCAATTATTGCCAGAACTATTATCAG GTGGTTTTCGTATTTCTGGAAAAATGGTGACCCAGTGCACTTTGTCCAATCCTTTAACTGGTGATCTAACAGTTGAAGCATCTGCTGCCCAAATAGAGTCCATTGATATTCAGTTGCTTCGCGTGGAATCAATCCTTGTTGGTGAGAAATTTATAAGTGAGACATCTGTCATTCAAACCACACAG GTGGCAGATGGAGATGTGTATCGTTCAATGATGCTTCCCATCTACATCATAGTTCCCCGTCTATTGACATGTCCTACAGTTTTAGCTGG ACAATTTTCAATAGAGTTTCAGGTCTCTATAGTTATAACATTTCGCTCAGAGTTGTCAAAACTGTATCCCAAAGGTGATCTGAGGACTCCCAAACCATGG CTGGCAATGCAAACACTTCCTTTGAGATTGATAAGAACCAAGTGA